In Malus sylvestris chromosome 15, drMalSylv7.2, whole genome shotgun sequence, a single genomic region encodes these proteins:
- the LOC126602928 gene encoding uncharacterized protein LOC126602928 — MHTRKSKSIDLASYDPEIERTFRKLQRKIKQKCASVSLPPSSPPHLSSEEEEEPQEGMADNRTLRELAMPNTDQQPLCITYPNAEGGFELKSGMIHYLPKFHGFSTEDANKHLMEFHVVCSGMRPTNVDKEQVKLRAFPFTLEAKAKEWLYNLPSGSMNTWNQVKQAFLEQYFPATKAASIRKDICAIRQQHGEPFGDYYEWFTHLVASCPNHQILEHLLIQYFYEGLYDTDRVMLDAASGGAFMDKTPINAKALLKNIAGNTRQFGGRDELPFKKVNEVIVAPKQVCGVCSMMGHATDMYPSLMDQGGLEQANALGGFQGQQRQKYDPYSNNYNAGWRDHPHLKWNNQDNRQQSVPNNYNRPPGFFQARPQAPFQP; from the exons ATGCATACTCGAAAGTCTAAGAGCATTGATCTAGCTTCCTACGATCCAGAGATTGAACGAACATTTCGAAAGCTTCAGAGAAAAATCAAGCAAAAGTGTGCATCGGTGTCTTTACCACCATCTTCTCCACCACATTTAAGttcagaagaggaggaggaaccaCAAGAAGGCATGGCTGATAACCGTACATTGAGGGAGTTGGCAATGCCAAATACGGATCAACAACCATTGTGCATCACATATCCAAATGCAGAAGGAGGATTTGAGCTTAAGTCCGGCATGATTCACTACTTGCCTAAGTTCCATGGCTTCTCAACAGAGGatgccaacaagcatctcatggAGTTTCACGTGGTATGCTCAGGAATGAGACCAACAAATGTGGATAAGGAGCAAGTCAAGTTAAGGGCATTCCCATTTACATTAGAAGCTAAGGCAAAGGAGTGGCTTTACAATTTACCTTCGGGATCAATGAACACATGGAACCAAGTGAAGCAAGCATTCTTGGAGCAATATTTTCCGGCCACAAAAGCTGCAAGCATAAGGAAAGACATATGTGCAATCCGACAACAACATGGAGAGCCCTTTGGAGATTACTATGAGTGGTTCACACATTTGGTTGCATCTTGtcctaaccatcagattttagAGCATTTACTAATACAATACTTTTATGAGGGATTGTACGATACTGATCGTGTAATGCTTGATGCAGCAAGTGGAGGAGCATTCATGGACAAGACACCAATAAATGCTAAGGCATTATTAAAGAACATTGCTGGCAACACACGACAATTTGGAGGGAGAGATGAGCTACCTTTTAAGAAAGTTAACGAG GTTATTGTGGCTCCAAAACAGGTGTGTGGTGTATGTTCAATGATGGGACATGCCACAGACATGTACCCTTCGTTGATGGATCAAGGTGGTCTTGAGCAAGCTAATGCATTAGGAGGATTTCAAGGGCAACAAAGGCAAAAGTATGATCCCTATTCCAACAACTATAATGCAGGATGGCGCGATCATC